One window of Rasiella rasia genomic DNA carries:
- a CDS encoding WD40/YVTN/BNR-like repeat-containing protein — MKTFAKRLQFSIIALITSVTLAQEFDAFQYRNVGPIRGGRVTTVTGITDIPGTFFLGATGGGVWKSEDYGTTWNNVSDGFFATPSIGAIEVAPKNSNIVYVGTGSDGLRSNVISGKGMYKSVNGGTTWKHIGLKDVGQIGAVEIDPKDSNTVYVAAIGNAFKNTKDRGIYKTEDGGITWKQILYISEATGFSDIEIQPGDNDVIYAAAWKAQRKPWTIISGGTNEEGGIYKSKNGGKTWEKLQNGLPKGLIGKIDLAVSPADKKVLYAVIEAEGEERGLYKSENEGKSFTQISSDVRLVNRPFYYTNIEVDPTNANIVFSMANPGLKSTDGGKTWTFFKVPHGDNHDIWLNPNNPDLLIQANDGGANVSHNGGKTWSTQFNQPTAEIYQVEVDDQYPYWLYGGQQDNSTTIAVPSFPPNSIQNPEKGWIINTGGCETGPAVPKPGDHNIVYANCKGRFSVFDKRTGTEQGYYVGASNIYGHNPKDLAYRFQRVAPIHVSPHNPNVVYHGSQYLHKTIDGGQTWETISQDLTAFEADKQMPSGSPITRDITGEEYYSTLYSIRESKLVEGLIWTGANDGPVWVTKDGGKTWNDVTPANLPKGGRVESVEPSQYNPAKAYIAVDRHLLGDTTPYIYKTEDYGTSWQLLSTGKNGIPEDYTARVVREDPVREGLLYAGTEFGVFVSFNDGLTWRSFQQNLPVTPITDLKTHRGDMVLSTMGRGFWILDNISALQQKGITTLSASPKLFAPDTTVRYRYPTIRGTANLQYPTTHVDIDYFIPKGFSGAIQLEILDESRRNVTTILSDSTFVKLAAAINENDLDGISNEEEAEEEEEGMTKVTEVEDMALSQIFRYTDEKLSDKPGLHRFAWDLKQKGAWDENINRRYKRGPMVAPGTYIARLTVGSETLEQPFTIVIDPRLKAQGVSEETIQRQLVFQNNVIDLLSEAKKLQVTIEQRLEELTENNASPNAGSILKFETALSTLKNDEGAYPQQMLLSQISYLLNMTGRADQLPGNEAENRLIELRKLLDALKNEVGI, encoded by the coding sequence ATGAAAACATTTGCCAAGCGCCTACAATTTTCAATAATTGCACTTATCACTTCGGTTACACTTGCACAAGAATTTGATGCATTTCAATATAGAAATGTTGGTCCTATACGAGGCGGTCGGGTAACTACGGTAACAGGTATTACTGATATTCCTGGCACATTTTTTCTAGGTGCAACGGGCGGTGGCGTATGGAAATCTGAGGATTATGGCACCACATGGAATAACGTATCTGACGGGTTTTTCGCAACCCCATCTATTGGAGCTATAGAGGTTGCCCCTAAAAACTCGAATATTGTATATGTAGGGACAGGTTCAGACGGACTACGAAGTAATGTGATTAGCGGAAAAGGAATGTACAAATCGGTTAATGGAGGAACAACCTGGAAGCATATTGGTTTAAAAGATGTTGGACAAATTGGTGCGGTAGAAATAGATCCTAAAGACTCAAATACAGTGTATGTTGCTGCTATAGGAAATGCCTTTAAAAACACAAAAGACCGTGGGATTTATAAAACTGAAGACGGAGGAATAACGTGGAAGCAAATACTTTATATTTCAGAAGCAACGGGCTTTTCAGATATTGAGATTCAACCAGGAGATAATGACGTTATTTATGCTGCGGCATGGAAAGCCCAGCGTAAACCGTGGACTATCATTTCGGGAGGAACGAATGAAGAAGGAGGTATCTATAAGTCTAAAAATGGCGGAAAAACTTGGGAAAAATTGCAAAATGGGTTGCCAAAAGGACTTATTGGTAAAATAGATCTTGCTGTGTCTCCTGCAGATAAAAAAGTGTTATATGCAGTAATAGAAGCCGAAGGAGAAGAACGAGGGTTGTATAAATCTGAAAATGAAGGAAAATCGTTTACGCAAATTTCTAGCGACGTTAGATTAGTGAACAGACCTTTTTACTACACGAATATAGAGGTAGACCCAACAAACGCCAACATTGTATTTTCTATGGCAAACCCAGGATTAAAATCTACAGATGGAGGTAAAACCTGGACATTCTTTAAAGTGCCACATGGCGATAATCATGATATTTGGTTAAATCCGAATAATCCAGACCTTTTAATACAAGCAAACGATGGTGGGGCTAATGTTAGTCATAATGGAGGTAAAACCTGGTCTACACAATTTAATCAACCCACCGCAGAGATTTATCAGGTAGAAGTTGATGACCAATATCCGTATTGGTTGTACGGTGGGCAACAGGACAACTCTACTACCATAGCTGTACCTAGTTTTCCCCCAAACTCTATACAAAACCCAGAAAAAGGATGGATTATAAATACAGGAGGCTGCGAAACGGGGCCAGCAGTACCAAAACCAGGAGATCATAATATCGTATATGCCAATTGCAAAGGTAGGTTTAGTGTGTTCGATAAGCGAACCGGTACCGAACAAGGCTACTATGTTGGGGCGTCTAATATTTACGGGCACAATCCAAAAGATCTAGCATATCGTTTTCAACGTGTGGCTCCAATTCATGTATCGCCTCACAATCCAAATGTTGTTTATCACGGGTCACAGTATTTACATAAAACAATAGATGGCGGACAAACGTGGGAAACTATTTCTCAGGATCTAACTGCCTTTGAAGCAGATAAACAGATGCCTTCTGGGAGTCCGATAACACGAGATATTACAGGTGAAGAGTATTATAGTACGTTGTATTCTATTAGAGAATCTAAACTCGTGGAGGGCCTTATTTGGACGGGAGCTAACGATGGGCCAGTTTGGGTTACAAAAGACGGCGGCAAAACATGGAATGATGTAACCCCAGCAAACTTACCGAAGGGAGGTAGAGTAGAATCTGTAGAGCCATCGCAATACAATCCGGCGAAAGCATACATTGCAGTAGACAGACATTTATTGGGAGACACTACACCATATATTTATAAAACAGAAGATTACGGAACCTCTTGGCAATTGCTAAGTACAGGCAAAAATGGAATCCCAGAAGATTATACAGCTCGGGTAGTACGTGAAGATCCAGTACGAGAAGGTTTACTATATGCAGGAACCGAGTTTGGAGTTTTTGTTTCATTTAACGATGGGCTTACTTGGAGATCTTTTCAGCAAAATTTACCCGTAACGCCCATTACAGATCTTAAAACCCACCGTGGTGATATGGTGCTTAGTACGATGGGACGAGGCTTTTGGATATTAGATAATATTTCGGCATTACAACAAAAAGGTATCACAACTTTAAGTGCCTCTCCAAAGTTATTTGCGCCAGACACAACGGTTCGATACAGATATCCTACCATTCGAGGGACTGCTAATTTGCAATACCCGACTACCCATGTGGATATAGATTATTTTATTCCGAAAGGGTTTAGTGGTGCAATTCAGTTAGAAATTTTAGATGAAAGTAGACGAAATGTTACCACAATTTTAAGTGATAGCACCTTTGTAAAGCTTGCAGCAGCCATCAATGAGAATGATTTGGATGGTATTTCTAATGAAGAAGAAGCTGAAGAGGAAGAAGAAGGAATGACAAAAGTAACTGAAGTCGAAGATATGGCACTGAGTCAGATATTTAGGTATACAGATGAGAAGTTAAGTGACAAGCCAGGATTACATCGTTTTGCTTGGGATTTAAAACAAAAGGGGGCGTGGGATGAGAATATAAATAGACGGTATAAAAGAGGCCCAATGGTGGCACCAGGAACTTACATTGCAAGACTAACTGTGGGAAGTGAAACCTTAGAACAGCCATTTACAATTGTTATAGACCCAAGGTTGAAAGCGCAGGGAGTTTCCGAAGAAACCATACAGAGACAACTAGTGTTTCAAAATAATGTAATCGATTTACTTTCAGAGGCAAAAAAGTTACAAGTAACTATAGAACAGCGATTAGAAGAACTAACGGAAAACAATGCAAGTCCAAATGCTGGGTCTATTTTGAAGTTTGAAACAGCTTTAAGTACATTAAAGAACGACGAAGGTGCTTACCCACAACAAATGCTGCTCTCGCAAATATCGTATTTGTTAAACATGACCGGGCGTGCAGATCAGCTACCTGGGAATGAAGCAGAGAATAGGCTAATCGAGCTAAGGAAACTATTAGATGCTTTAAAAAATGAGGTAGGAATTTAG
- a CDS encoding YceI family protein, whose protein sequence is MQKLLFTFIMLICISVVGQNQKTYQLDSQESFIKWIGKYSFLFSEHTGTVKFKGGILYTADGNITGGSFTIDMTTITNKEYEEGFGPVEHLRNEDFFDVNKYPEAKLVITNVTFFSEENRHKMLGDLTIKGITKPVEFWPEVYPEQQKMYVQLKIDRTRWGIVHNNEVKEHAISEAIELYVTLQF, encoded by the coding sequence ATGCAAAAATTACTTTTTACCTTCATCATGCTCATCTGTATTTCTGTTGTTGGGCAAAATCAAAAAACGTATCAGTTAGACAGTCAAGAAAGTTTTATTAAATGGATTGGCAAATACTCCTTTCTATTTAGTGAACATACAGGAACTGTTAAATTTAAAGGGGGAATATTATACACTGCAGACGGAAATATCACTGGAGGAAGCTTTACTATTGATATGACCACAATCACTAATAAAGAATATGAAGAAGGCTTTGGCCCTGTTGAACATCTTAGAAATGAAGATTTCTTTGATGTCAATAAATACCCAGAAGCTAAATTAGTAATTACAAATGTGACTTTTTTCTCTGAAGAAAATCGACATAAAATGTTAGGTGACCTCACGATAAAAGGAATTACAAAACCAGTTGAGTTTTGGCCAGAAGTTTACCCCGAGCAACAGAAAATGTATGTTCAACTGAAAATTGATAGAACCCGCTGGGGCATTGTTCATAATAATGAGGTTAAAGAACATGCTATTTCCGAAGCTATCGAACTTTATGTTACTTTACAATTCTAA
- a CDS encoding LacI family DNA-binding transcriptional regulator — protein MKPITLQEIADTLGISVSTASKALKNYPDVSEETKTLVKELAATMNYMPNSFAVNLRTKESKTIGLIIPEIVHYFFSNVIKGIIYQAEKKGYLIITLQSNESYQLEKKQIELLLSKNVDGILISLANETADVEHLKTIIEHNKPLVMFDRIAKKINCSKVVINDKKAGYTATEHLIESGCKRIAHFRGPLLPQNAIDRFQGYKQALKKHNLTFDPALVYTCNDMSFEEGTYFAKKLIQEHKDVDGLFVSSDLIAIGAITELKKQGFLIPEDIAVVGFSNWFMSSAVTPTLTTIDQPGFEMGKAAFKQIFKELNFRKKKETYTPKVIKLKTALVKRDSTP, from the coding sequence ATGAAACCCATTACCCTACAAGAAATAGCAGATACACTAGGCATTTCGGTGTCAACAGCTTCAAAGGCATTAAAAAATTATCCAGACGTTAGTGAGGAGACCAAAACATTGGTAAAAGAACTTGCTGCCACTATGAATTATATGCCTAATTCATTTGCAGTCAATTTAAGAACCAAAGAATCTAAAACTATTGGACTTATAATTCCAGAGATAGTACACTATTTTTTCTCTAACGTAATTAAAGGTATTATCTATCAAGCTGAGAAAAAGGGATATTTAATAATTACATTACAGTCTAACGAATCATACCAATTAGAAAAGAAGCAAATAGAATTATTACTTAGCAAGAATGTAGATGGCATTTTAATTTCTCTAGCAAATGAAACAGCAGATGTTGAGCATCTTAAAACAATAATTGAACATAATAAGCCGCTGGTAATGTTCGATAGAATTGCGAAAAAAATAAACTGTTCAAAAGTTGTAATCAACGACAAGAAGGCTGGCTACACTGCTACAGAGCATCTTATTGAAAGTGGTTGTAAACGTATTGCCCATTTTAGAGGTCCGTTATTACCACAAAATGCTATAGATAGGTTTCAAGGGTATAAACAGGCCCTTAAAAAACACAACTTAACTTTCGACCCAGCATTGGTGTATACTTGTAATGATATGTCTTTTGAAGAGGGCACCTATTTTGCTAAAAAGCTAATTCAGGAGCATAAGGATGTAGATGGTTTATTTGTAAGCTCAGATCTTATAGCAATTGGTGCCATTACAGAATTAAAAAAGCAAGGCTTTTTAATTCCAGAAGACATTGCTGTAGTTGGTTTTAGCAATTGGTTTATGTCTTCGGCTGTAACACCTACTCTAACTACAATAGACCAGCCAGGCTTTGAAATGGGTAAGGCAGCATTCAAGCAAATTTTTAAAGAATTGAATTTCAGAAAAAAGAAGGAAACCTATACGCCAAAAGTTATTAAACTTAAAACCGCTCTAGTAAAAAGAGATTCCACTCCTTAA